In a single window of the Raphanus sativus cultivar WK10039 chromosome 9, ASM80110v3, whole genome shotgun sequence genome:
- the LOC108826505 gene encoding sister chromatid cohesion 1 protein 3-like isoform X1, whose translation MKLKRRKEGRYLYIKDRITWKKFCLANEVSAEEPFILELTEKRELKFFSKVHNKTKRTGSLPESLNEKDPNPDEEVFTSERHQTSEFRSACPEEEHEHSVHPSPQPVLQSTPPPGPSIDKDVVLTNRATRSMLEDLSNTFRKRKKMPSWRFKALRPNKQCCSHDLPRVIEETCVALIPYPAVSSETIPEPSPQAETEDVHVQDSLGREAAQYTPLFSYGDTQCMPSSPPRFLHSRTDFFTPQPGVVEAESYTTEAFTICLSDAGTFCEYSHIS comes from the exons ATGAAGCTTAAACGAAGAAAGGAGGGTAGATACTTGTACATTAAAGATCGTATAACATGGAAAAAATTCTGTCTCGCCAATGAAGTAAGCGCAGAGGAGCCCTTCATTTTGGAGTTGACCGAAAAGCGTGAGCTCAAGTTCTTCTCAAAG GTTCATAACAAGACTAAACGCACTGGATCTTTGCCTGAAAGTTTGAATGAGAAGGATCCTAATCCTGATGAAGAAGTGTTCACTTCTGAAAGACATCAGACGTCTGAGTTTCGCTCTGCTTGTCCTGAGGAAGAGCATGAACATTCTG TGCATCCATCACCTCAACCGGTTCTTCAGTCAACACCTCCTCCCGGGCCAAGTATTGATAAGGACGTAGTGTTAACTAACAG GGCTACTAGGTCTATGTTGGAGGATCTTTCTAATACTTTTCGTAAGAGAAAGAAGATGCCTTCGTGGAGATTTAAAGCCTTGAGACCGAATAAACAGT GCTGCTCACATGATCTACCCCGTGTCATTGAAGAGACCTGTGTAGCTTTAATACCATATCCTGCTGTTTCTTCTGAAACTATTCCAGAACCTTCTCCACAAGCTGAAACTGAAGATGTCCATGTCCAAGACTCTCTAGGAAGAGAAGCAGCACAATATACACCGCTTTTTAGCTACGGTGACACTCAGTGCATGCCCTCCTCACCTCCAAGATTCCTACATTCGAGAACTGACTTCTTCACCCCTCAGCCTGGAGTTGTGGAGGCGGAATCTTATACAACAGAAGCCTTCACCATCTGCCTGTCAGATGCAGGAACGTTCTGTGAGTACTCCCACATCAGCTGA